A window from Zingiber officinale cultivar Zhangliang chromosome 7A, Zo_v1.1, whole genome shotgun sequence encodes these proteins:
- the LOC122001891 gene encoding protein SAMBA-like isoform X5: MSSPARSSVSATSVGQGCGVGGFVDESPGPYQLPPDAIFSAYERKDEALAALKSELMEALQKEVKSLDEDAWMFAGPRSQIQRISRPV; the protein is encoded by the exons ATGAGTTCCCCGGCGAGATCGTCAGTCTCGGCGACGAGCGTCGGCCAGGGCTGCGGGGTTGGCGGCTTCGTCGATGAGTCCCCTGGCCCTTACCAATTACCGCCGGATGCCATCTTCTCCGCATATGAACGCAAGGACGAAGCCCTCGCTG CATTGAAGTCAGAACTGATGGAGGCGCTTCAGAAGGAAGTGAAATCATTGGACGAAGACGCCTGGATGTTTGCTGGCCCTCGGTCTCAAATCCAACGCATTTCACGGCCAG
- the LOC122001891 gene encoding protein SAMBA-like isoform X4, with protein MSSPARSSVSATSVGQGCGVGGFVDESPGPYQLPPDAIFSAYERKDEALAALKSELMEALQKEVKSLDEDAWMFAGPRSQIQRISRPGFTCTQKEP; from the exons ATGAGTTCCCCGGCGAGATCGTCAGTCTCGGCGACGAGCGTCGGCCAGGGCTGCGGGGTTGGCGGCTTCGTCGATGAGTCCCCTGGCCCTTACCAATTACCGCCGGATGCCATCTTCTCCGCATATGAACGCAAGGACGAAGCCCTCGCTG CATTGAAGTCAGAACTGATGGAGGCGCTTCAGAAGGAAGTGAAATCATTGGACGAAGACGCCTGGATGTTTGCTGGCCCTCGGTCTCAAATCCAACGCATTTCACGGCCAG
- the LOC122001891 gene encoding protein SAMBA-like isoform X1: MSSPARSSVSATSVGQGCGVGGFVDESPGPYQLPPDAIFSAYERKDEALAALKSELMEALQKEVKSLDEDAWMFAGPRSQIQRISRPGDQVQGEHGETSQVKNNLIQDGIPTPQQHQPFSEWARGFIEAENNYQDVAGDIMKTV; encoded by the exons ATGAGTTCCCCGGCGAGATCGTCAGTCTCGGCGACGAGCGTCGGCCAGGGCTGCGGGGTTGGCGGCTTCGTCGATGAGTCCCCTGGCCCTTACCAATTACCGCCGGATGCCATCTTCTCCGCATATGAACGCAAGGACGAAGCCCTCGCTG CATTGAAGTCAGAACTGATGGAGGCGCTTCAGAAGGAAGTGAAATCATTGGACGAAGACGCCTGGATGTTTGCTGGCCCTCGGTCTCAAATCCAACGCATTTCACGGCCAG GTGATCAAGTCCAAGGAGAGCATGGAGAAACATCTCAAGTAAAGAACAACTTGATTCAAGACGGGATTCCAACACCTCAACAACATCAACCTTTTTCTGAGTGGGCTAGAGGATTTATTGAAGCAGAAAATAATTACCAAGATGTTGCTGGAGATATCATGAAGACAGTTTGA